The genomic region AAATTAAAGGATGTTAAATTTTCTAATGATCCACTTAAAAACTTAAGAAATCTATCAAAAATAAACGAAAGTGGAGAAATAATTGTTCCAGTTTTAGGCGGTGGGACAATTCAATCAGAATTTGAAATACTTACAGGAATTAATATAAAAAACCTTTATACAAAAATGCCTTACTTAAACTTATTAAATAATACTCAAGTAGAAAGCATTCCTTATATATTAAAAAATTATGGATACGCAACAACAGCTATACACAATTATTTTTCGACATTCTATAATCGTACTAAAGCTTACGAAAATATTGGATTTGAAACATTTATACCTATTGAAGCTATGACATCAAGAGAAATAAGTCAAAATTTTTGGTATAAAGATAATATCCTAATAAATGAAATTATAACTAAAATTAAAAATACTCCGGAAAAAGATTTTATATTTGGTGTTACTGTAGAATCACATGGTCCATATAATACGTTAATAAATGGTGACATTGTAGTTGAAAGTAATTCACTTAGTGAGAAAGACTTAATAGAGCTCCAAAATTATACAAATATTATTAAACATGTGGACGATTTCATTCTAAATTTAATAAATGAACTAAATAACACAAATGAAGAATATATTCTAATACTTTATGGTGACCATTTACCTTCTCTTGGAGAAAATCAAAGTACCTTTTCTTCATTAACTAAAGAAGATTTATTTAAGACCCCTTATTTAATAATTGAATCAAATAATAAAAAAATGATATCTATTGATAAAAATACAGAAATTCATGCTTATGAATTTCTGTATGAAATTTTTTCAGATTTAAATATAAATTCCACAATATATCATAGATTCAGAGAAATTTTTAAGGAAGATACAAAATATAACGATTATGAAAAACAATTAATTTTAGATATAAAAAAACAAAATATATACGATAATAGTAAATTTCCTTATGAAATATCACCTATAAAAATAGGCAATAACACTCAAATTATAGAAGATATTAATATAAATAA from Candidatus Arthromitus sp. SFB-mouse-Japan harbors:
- a CDS encoding LTA synthase family protein, with the translated sequence MHYSVWCFIAFISNVNIYFKGSPLIFEDLFLVNEATNIISKYLNTKLITNVLILIILFSIIFIIVVKISKNIKFKLFNLKYRYLNFILYTLFIYIYLLSMDKLYNYGKSITYVLSDFNLSDTYFKNGFLHSFYDSTTLFFSNNKNLDYDIDKILKIKNMLSENDYNFENPDVNIILIQLESIFDPLKLKDVKFSNDPLKNLRNLSKINESGEIIVPVLGGGTIQSEFEILTGINIKNLYTKMPYLNLLNNTQVESIPYILKNYGYATTAIHNYFSTFYNRTKAYENIGFETFIPIEAMTSREISQNFWYKDNILINEIITKIKNTPEKDFIFGVTVESHGPYNTLINGDIVVESNSLSEKDLIELQNYTNIIKHVDDFILNLINELNNTNEEYILILYGDHLPSLGENQSTFSSLTKEDLFKTPYLIIESNNKKMISIDKNTEIHAYEFLYEIFSDLNINSTIYHRFREIFKEDTKYNDYEKQLILDIKKQNIYDNSKFPYEISPIKIGNNTQIIEDININNDGVFIIGNGFTENSKILVNGKKIDTQYISTNCLKSINYIPNNEDVFIVILFSNKNSPLNISNKFIF